A window from Pichia kudriavzevii chromosome 5, complete sequence encodes these proteins:
- a CDS encoding uncharacterized protein (PKUD0E04530; similar to Saccharomyces cerevisiae YLR031W (YLR031W) and YMR124W (YMR124W); ancestral locus Anc_2.414) — protein MEAAMGVSKGRKGPRPPLSGPNMSNGVDQAGFIDINYETPINQQSQPLPNSYPEMNGYPPHGYPVRGHPQYPPMPKQGIPPSQGANMYMNSNGSSVSTYSQMYHNPSAAASGMSFGGNTGGVGSAGPYGRTPYGSSANNRPRAQRRNSNSSISTKSVNNFVKKQWNRFGNKGSAASIKDEEEDDGGIEVDTSQNEISFDDLAHMRGDTLGSFNLKDSTPYIPTLKVSMNPSKKMTGEQYRKIQMANKKNKAVSLTRHQELMQAQFKQQQQEQLQQFPANGPPRAMSLQRNPNGYLRGPPPPNMPHLPYPPNPGMPPQGLPHGYGYSPMGPYLGPPQGYPPVPQQYGYPPVGPRSMSMQSQNTMQRGYPGPLFNPQNQPPIPTSETTNMPRSFSNQSGPGGIRSQTNNNLENAKEAENKPRVPVEEKKPKKVTKIDFSTFSDDDDDSHGVNDTTTLTSANVKDSNKREINENNSSKGVVYSEEDPEEEDQFDPKHESPVKGHSRRADGRAGADSVVTFESFNASEQKANQNALYGTTNSTQQTVFYSASEFPTSDDNQQRNKIKQLKNNSSKLNLSEINDEIDDVTQRLSDFPGDETKVHDKSNRDSVATSKSTQPLHFDNEPAGKSISNELQQQHQHKPLLSPSPVSTVGINKNMVDMSLKLKSQESLQGKTVKDNKTNHNQLFPIPSRTNLITPPSSASLLLDGRSAKSKSADFDPQTPVSTYSIPTSAFTAEQFGLLNDNQSLLQELELVTTELASSVSREIQLEDTLRRGGSEVDVNISQEFKLDHVIIDDDKVEIKPEAYRNSREYAKTLTALAKQLNDERKKRYTIEEMLLQYQESSNLPDTQRQLLYEEKQNVRQLNDRVNDLLENEKLYRSDKELLETENEALKFELEEVKRKYKNIENQVIPQMQDRLNFLEAFYEQQNLNM, from the coding sequence ATGGAAGCAGCTATGGGTGTCTCTAAAGGGCGCAAGGGTCCTAGACCCCCTCTTTCAGGGCCAAATATGTCGAACGGTGTTGATCAAGCAGGatttattgatatcaacTATGAAACTCCAATAAATCAGCAATCACAACCATTGCCCAATTCATATCCAGAGATGAACGGTTACCCTCCACACGGGTATCCAGTACGAGGTCACCCCCAATACCCACCAATGCCTAAACAGGGAATACCACCAAGCCAAGGCGCAAATATGTACATGAACTCTAATGGCAGTAGTGTTTCCACATACTCACAGATGTACCACAACCCAAGTGCTGCTGCTTCTGGAATGAGTTTTGGTGGCAACACTGGTGGAGTTGGAAGCGCAGGCCCATACGGTCGGACCCCTTACGGGAGTAGTGCTAATAATAGACCCAGGGcccaaagaagaaattcaaactcttcGATAAGTACTAAGTCCGTGAATAATTTTGTGAAGAAACAATGGAATAGGTTTGGCAATAAAGGATCAGCGGCTAGCAtcaaagatgaagaggaggatgaTGGCGGCATAGAAGTTGATACATCacaaaatgaaatttcatttgatgatttggcCCATATGCGAGGAGATACGTTGGGttccttcaatttgaaagattcgACACCATACATACCTACTCTGAAGGTTAGTATGAAtccatcaaagaaaatgacGGGTGAACAGTATCGAAAGATACAAATggcaaacaaaaagaataaagCCGTAAGCTTAACTAGGCATCAGGAACTGATGCAAGCACAGTTTaagcaacagcaacaggAGCAATTACAACAGTTTCCAGCAAATGGTCCTCCACGTGCTATGAGTTTACAGAGAAACCCAAATGGATATTTAAGAGGCCCTCCTCCACCGAATATGCCTCATCTGCCTTATCCGCCTAATCCTGGAATGCCTCCGCAAGGTCTCCCACATGGGTATGGTTATTCTCCGATGGGACCTTATCTAGGCCCACCACAGGGATATCCGCCAGTGCCCCAACAGTACGGATATCCACCTGTTGGACCGAGGTCTATGTCTATGCAGTCCCAAAACACCATGCAGCGTGGTTACCCGGGTCCTTTATTCAATCCACAGAATCAACCTCCTATCCCAACATctgaaacaacaaacatGCCCAggtctttttcaaatcaatcaGGACCTGGTGGAATTCGTTCTcaaaccaacaacaacttaGAGAATGCCAAAGAGGCTGAAAATAAGCCTAGGGTGCCtgttgaggaaaaaaagcCTAAGAAAGTAACCAAAATCGATTTTTCGACTTTTTcggatgatgatgatgatagtCATGGTGTAAACGATACTACCACTCTTACTAGTGCTAATGTTAAGGATTCAAATAAGAGAGAGATTAATGAGAATAACAGTAGTAAAGGGGTTGTCTACTCGGAGGAGGAcccagaagaagaagaccaATTTGATCCTAAACATGAGTCTCCTGTAAAGGGTCATTCGAGAAGGGCGGACGGAAGAGCTGGTGCAGATTCGGTTGTCACATTTGAGTCTTTCAATGCGTCTGAGCAGAAAGCTAACCAAAATGCACTTTATGGTACAACGAACTCCACTCAGCAAACAGTCTTCTATTCAGCGAGTGAGTTTCCCACATCTGATGACAACCaacagagaaacaagattAAACAACTTAAAAACAACTCTTCCAAACTTAATCTCAGTGAAATAAacgatgaaattgatgacGTGACTCAAAGGTTATCGGATTTTCCCGGTGATGAAACTAAAGTTCATGACAAGAGCAATAGAGATTCTGTTGCTACTAGCAAATCGACACAGCCATTACACTTTGATAATGAACCTGCTGGCAAAAGCATTTCGAATGaattgcaacaacaacaccagCATAAACCCTTGCTTTCACCATCTCCTGTTTCTACTGTTGGAATTAATAAAAACATGGTTGATATGTCTCTGAAGCTGAAATCACAAGAGTCACTACAGGGAAAAACTGTTAAAGATAACAAAACGAATCACAATCAACTATTTCCTATACCGTCTAGAACCAACCTTATTACCCCTCCATCAAGTGCTTCGCTGTTATTAGATGGTAGATCAGCGAAAAGCAAGTCTGCTGATTTCGATCCACAGACGCCAGTATCCACGTATTCTATACCAACCAGCGCCTTTACGGCCGAACAATTCGGCTTACTAAATGATAATCAATCATTGTTACAGGAATTAGAGTTGGTAACTACTGAACTTGCCTCGTCTGTATCTAGAGAAATTCAGCTTGAAGATACGCTAAGGCGTGGTGGTAGCGAGGTAGACGTCAATATCTCGCAAGAATTTAAATTAGATCATGTGatcattgatgatgataaagtAGAGATTAAGCCAGAGGCATATAGAAATTCCAGAGAATATGCCAAAACATTAACGGCGTTAGCAAAACAGTTGAACGATGAGCGCAAGAAAAGATATACCATTGAGGAGATGTTGCTACAATATCAAGAATCGTCTAATTTGCCAGACACCCAGCGTCAATTACTCTAcgaggaaaaacaaaatgtaCGTCAGCTTAATGACCGTGTAAACGACTTATTAGAGAATGAGAAACTATACCGTAGTGATAAGGAATTATTAGAAACGGAAAATGAGGCATTGAAGTTCGAATTAGAGGAGGTAAAGAggaaatataaaaatattgaaaatcaGGTCATTCCTCAGATGCAAGATCGGTTGAATTTCTTAGAAGCTTTTTATGAGCAACAAAACCTAAATATGTAA